A stretch of DNA from Peromyscus maniculatus bairdii isolate BWxNUB_F1_BW_parent chromosome 7, HU_Pman_BW_mat_3.1, whole genome shotgun sequence:
AAGACTCCTCAGGGACAGTCCTGCACCGCCTCATCCAGGAGCAGCTGCGCTACGGCAACCTGACCGAGACTCGCACGCTGCTGGCCATCCAGCAGCAGGCCCTGCggggtggggctggagctgggggcACAGGGAGCCCCCAGGCCTCCCTGGAGATTGGACCTCCTGAGGATAGTCAGGTGCTACAGCAGGCCACCAGGCAGGAGCCCCAGGGCCAGGAGCATCAAGGTGGAGAGAGCCACCTGGCAGAGAACAGGCTCTACCGGCTGTGCCCACAGCCCAGCAAGGGAGAAGAGCTGCCCACCTATGAGGAGGCCAAAGCTCACTCCCAGTACTACGCAGCGCAGCAGGCAGGACCCCGGCCCCATGTTGGGGACCGAGATCCTAGAGGAGCATCAGGAGGCAGCCGACGCCAGGATGAGGCTCTGCGGGAGCTGAGGCATGGCCATGTACGCTCCTTGAGTGAACGACTTCTGCAGTTGTCCCTGGAAAGAAATGGTGCTCGGGTCCCCAGCCACATGAGCTCTTCACACAGCTTCCCTCAGCTGGCCCGGAGCCAGCAGGGTCTCCAACCCCGAGGACCCCCAGCTGAGGTCCCAGAGCCCCGTGGGCCCCCACCTCAGTACCCACACGCTGTACTGGCTCATGAGACTGCGGCCGTCACTGACCCAAGATACCGTCCTCGAAGCAGCCCACACTTCCAGCACGCGGAAGTCAGGTGACTACCCCACCCTGGATTTCTTCTAGTCCGGTGTCCCAGGAGAACCCCAAGGTCATATACCTTGGATCCCAGGTGGCATGATCCCAACCCCACTGCACCCATACCATCTCCTGGGGCTGTCTGCTCTTGATCTACTCTCCTGTCTTGAGAAGGGAGGAGCCGAGGGCTGGAAGATAGGGGGACTTACCTGTCTGACTTTACTTAGGAAATTAGCTGCCAGTCATGGTAGCACACTTAGGTGAGGTAGGAGGAGCCCAAGTTGAccgcctgggctacatagcaagactgtctaaaacaaaaagaaactgacaTCATTGCTTGAACTCAAAATATAGATCGCATTGTCTATAGCATTCAAGTAAGGAGGTCTCCCAGGGGATGTGAATGGGGTTTAAAGGtgagattttttagaaagaactAACAAAGGACAATGGGAATCCCTGCCAAACTGCTCTCAAGTTAAGTAGGCCAAAGGTGGGACTTcctgaaggttttttttaaagggaaaaatggaCTTTTTTGTTGTGTTGTCATTGGGAGGTGTTGCTAGTGAGGCTGAAAGAACTAGGTGGCCACCTCTGTCACAGCTGCCTTGTCTACCAGTTAATTACTTATTACGTTTTCCCTTGTACTTGTCATTAGGATTCTGGGCCTAGGTGAGcctttttgtgggttttttgttttttttttttggtggagtcTCAGGATGCTGTTGGATCAGGACAGCGACTTAGCTTGACTGAGTGTGAAGGGAAGtcttggtgtgtgtatgtgttgggggtgggATATGATGGACTTTTAAAAGAGAGGCACATCACAATGCCAGCCCGAGAGAATGGGTCACTAGAGCCAGGGTGGAAGCTGGGAGCCCGGCGAGTGCAGGCAGGAAGCCAGATCATTGAAGGAGTGAAGGTTCCTAGAAACCAGGGGCTGCCCTGGTCATCTGAACTgacccttccttttttttcttttttctttaattgggtttttgagacagggtttctctgtgcagccctggctgtcctggaattcacttggtagcccaggctggcctcgaactcacagagatccgcctggctctgcctcccgagtgctgggattaaaggcgtgcaccaccacacccttcaCCTTTTCCTTGGAAACAGGCACCATGGCTGCATCCCCCTTGAGGGTGGGGTCAAGTGGGTTTCCAGGAAGCCCTACCAGGGGGACCCAAGAATCTGCAGAGCCTCTGGGTTCAAGGTCAAAGTCTGGCTCACTTCAGACCTGCTGTCTCTTCATTTAGTCCCTTGACCCCTCACCAATGGTTTCCCTTTACTCTGGAAAAGCGTGGTGGCCCTGGCCCGGAGGAGTGGGTTCACTCGGCCTCCACACCCCCAGACACCCACCTTATCTCCCTTCTCAGGGCAGTTCAGGAAGAATTTCTTCTCTTGGACCAGCCCTATTGAACCCTGCCAGGAAAAGATAATATTGCAGGCAAGGAAGCAGGCTGTTTGCAGAGAACAaaaagatggggagggggggagtagGAAACGGAGAAACGGCAGACCCAGGAACAGGGAAAGCAAGTGTGGAAGGCGAGGAGGCACCATTCTTATTTGGAGCTAAATCATTCTCCAAGAATGCCAGTTGTGTCTGcctggcctgggggggggggggcagtgcggCAGCGCAGGAGAGGGTAGAGAATGACAATTTTCTGAGGCCACCCTGCGAGTGACCACCACACTTAGCAACAAGAGAGAGTTGAGACAGCCCCTCTAACCTGCTCTCCCTGGAGGTAATAGTGGGGAAAAGCACATGCAGGCTTTTCCTCAGCTGACCAGATGAGAAATAAAGAGCTGGAAGCCTGGGGATGGGAGAAGGGGGGGTGTGATAGACCCGGAAGTGAAATCCAACTCTGAGGCAACTTCTAGGATTCAGAAAATTCTTAGTACACTGAGGCCCCAGAAAGGCTCTCTGACCCCCCCATACCTCATTCTTTGTCCTTCTCTTGACATAGAGCCTTAGGATGTGTTACACCTAGGCCAGGGGCCCGCAGAACACTGGCCTGAGCTCTGCTGATGAGCTAATCCAGAGGTGGCCCCTTGTTCTGAAGTGCCCACTGGCAGAAACAGGGGCTAAACTGTTGTGAGTGCCTGTTGTCTGCCGGCCACTCTGTCTGGCCTTGCTTTTGTGGCCAGAGACCCTTGGGATTTAACAGATGAAGGTGGCATGATGCTGGGCGGCCAAGGCACTCATTTGTTGGGGCTGAAATCTGTCCCTATTTTGTCAGGCCGAGCTCAGGCTCAGCATCTGCTTCCCTGCTCTAATCTTAGCTGGGTTCTTGGAAAAGAATTTCCTGGCTGGGGGTAGCAGGACCCTGAAACGAGGAGGAGAACTCAAGTGAGCTGCTTTAGCTGACGCGACCAGAATCCAGCCACTGGGCCTGGAAAGCTGTGTGGGTTCCATCCCAAAAGAACCTTCTGTCCCATTGGAAGGTTAaggattcctttttttaaaagatactttatTTAAGCTGTACATGCCTAGGATGCCCAGGGTTGCTTGGGCTGATCCCTAAGGCCTTAGCCACCGTGGGGCAGCTGTGAACAGAACAAGCAGCTGGGTACTATGCCACCCCACATGCCACCCCACACCAGTCttgctctctgacccttttgaGTCTCAGGCAGATACCATGTGACGTAGGCCCTCCCCACTGGTGGCTGCCTAACCCTGGTGAGGCTCAGCCACTGGCACTAGTGATAGCCaggagtgtgtgggtgtgagtcGGTCTCCGAGCTTTGCCTCTCCTTTTCCAGGATCCTCCAGGCCCAGGTCCCGCCAGTgttcctccagcagcagcagtACCAGTACCTGCAGCAGCCCCAGGAGCACGCCCCACCCCTTCATCCGGCCGCTCTAAGCCATGGTCCCCCGGGCGCCTTCAGCCCACCGGCAGTGGAGGGACCAGCAAGCGCGCAGGCCACCTCGGGCAGTGCCCACCTGGCCCAGATGGAGACCGTGCTGAGAGAGAACGCCCGGCTACAGAGAGACAACGAGAGGTTGCAGAGAGAGCTGGAGAGCACTTCCGAGAAGGCCAGCCGCATAGAGAAGGTAGAAGAGACTCTTAGGGTGgatgggggagacagaggaaCAGGAGAGCCTATCAGGCTGCCTCTTGCACCAATTTCTGTCTTAcgttccacacacacacacacacacacacacacacacacacacaccactcctagCTCACTCCAGACAGCTGAGGAACAGCCGAGCGGTTcgccctggtgcatgagcagttGCTGGCCACTGGTGGTTAGAAAGAACTCATTCACCAGCTCTCTGCACACTCGCACCCTCGCCCTGCACAACCCCTCCTGTGGACACCTCCCACAGAGAGTCCTTTGTGCACCCACACAACAGCCAgtctgttccaggccagccctggcCAACGAGAAAGCCCCTCCtctcagggaaaagaaaaaaagcaacgtGTTGGCCTAGCCAGCCAGCTAGGAGCACGTGTAAGACCTGTGGCTTccaagggggaggggcagccacATGCTCCGGTCAGAGGCAGCTCAGGCTGGGGGGTCTGGCGCCCCCCTTCCTTGGTGAAGCCTGGCCAGTTGTGTGCTAAGGTTCAGCCACCTAGAATATGCTCATCCCCGGTTCTTGGCGCTCCGATTATCAGGCAATGCTAGGCGGAAATGAAATGCTTCTTAGAAACACTGGACGTGGGGCAGGCTGGAGGTAGCCCCCTTGAAGAGCATCTAGTCCTGGGTCTAGGTGACATCCAGTCCTTCCTTAGGAACAGCTGTCTGTCCCAGCAGTCTGCCCTACCTGCAGCCCTCTGATTATCTCACTAGGCCACTGGCCTCATTCACTCCCCGGGACCCTTCCTGTCATTCATTTCATTGTCTGTCTTTGACAGCTGGAAAATGAAATTCAGCGGCTCTCTGAGGCCCATGAGAGCCTGATGAGGACCTCCTCCAAGCGTGAGGCCCTGGAGAAGACTATGAGGAACAAGATGGACAGTGAGATGAGGCGGTTGCAGGACTTCAACCGCGATCTTAGAGGTGAGAACTAGGCTCGTGGGTTGGGGAGCTGGGAAGACATCTGAGGGCTGGCGGGGGGTGATTCAGATTCTCTGTTCTGTGCTGCAGAGGCCCCCATGACTCCCCATCATTGGGCTCTGATCTGAGCTGGGACTTCCCTGTAAAAACCCATCCCCAGTTTGGAGGATGCTGGCTCACAGTTAGAACCCCAGGGTAAATCCCCAGGCTGGCAACATTCCTTGATACTAAAACATCTCTCCTCTTTATTTAAAACAGAGAGACTGGAATCTGCAAACCGTCACCTGGCAAGCAAGACACAGGAAGCCCAGGCGGGCAGTCAGGACATGGTAGCCAAGCTGCTTGCTCAGAGTGAGTTGGGGACCTGTTAAGAAACCTTGCCGGGCCTACAGGCAATGAGACCACTGTGACCCCATTCCGTTCCCCTTGAGATGTAACCCCGCTTCCTTGCAGAGGAGCACTCCAGGACCAAATTTACTGAATGGCTGCTGTGGGAAAGAGCGGTTTCCAAAGATGAATAGGGACTAGGGAGCAATGACTGGCTGGGCCACACGGTACTGACCCTCAGTGTCACATTGGTCCCTCCTGCAGGGAGGCCAGGACAGCCCTGGCAGTCGTTAAATAGGAGACAATGGGGGATCTTCCGGAGTTTCCTAGGAATGCCAGGCAACAGAAAGGCTGAGGGTACGTGAAGCTGGGAAGCAGGGTAGAACTGGTGGAGGGTCCTGGGAGAGCCACAAATGGGCTTAGTCGACAGCTACAGTCTATAGGAAGCACTCAGGCTTCTCTGTAAACAGGGAGGCCCAGGCATCCTGGAGGCTTTATAGGCTAATCCATTCATTCCGTCTTCATTGGTGGATTTGAGCTAAGCACTGGGCCAGTGTTGGGTAGAGAGGGTGGGAACTCGCCCAGAAAATGGCAGGGAGGTGAGAGAAGCTTTAAGGCTGGAGCAGGCTCCCACAGGTTGGCGGGGGGAGGGGCAGTGTTCATGATCCTGGAGATTGGTGAGTAGGCAGCCCCTGGTGGTCTGGGAAGATCTGTGGGAACGCAGAAGCAGGGCTGTAGTGAAGGAGGTACCAGGCAGGCTTGTAGGTAAGACGGGCTTTTAGAAAGGAAATCTATGAGAGCGCTTTGTTAAGGGGCCTCAGGAGAGGGGAAGACCACATTCTGGCAATGCCCGCTTCTTGCTTCCAGGGCTTAGAGCCCTCGAGTGCTTGCTAAATCAGCCTTTGGCAGGAAATGGGCTCAGATTGGGCAAGACTTGGGCTATCCACTACTACCTTTCAAAATGAGGTGAGAGTGGCTAAAGGTCTCTGGAGCggaggtgaggaggaaggaggtgtcGCCTAGGGGCAGCCCTTGGGAGTCTGCGGAGGACCGAGTACTAGGGGAAgggagactgggggtgggtgggtgcgcTAGTGGGAAAGTGCGCTTTGGGGCCCAGGCTCCGGCAAAGAAAGGAAGTCTTAGGGAGGGTTTCTGGAAGcctgcagagggggaggggggcagaagcaGCCGGGAGGCGTTTCCGCTCCCCGGGGAGCGAGCTAGCGCCAGGCTGTTCTTGGCTTCTTGCTGGAGCCATTAATCTCGCAGCCGCGGGTGACCTGGATGCCTGGCATTCCAGAGCCGCTGGGCTGTTCCGCTCCCGGCCGGTCCCCCTCCGTTCCCCTCCCATATGCGCCTGACAGTGGCGCCCTTCGGCCCCGGCGGCGCCCAGCCTGGCTTTGGGAGACACAAAGGGTGGCTGGGACCTGAATGTGGGGAGCCTGCTAAGCAGACTTAACCTTCCACCCGCTACCACGGTATCTTAAGGTTGTACAGTAAGGCTTCCGGAAACAAAAAAACTGGATCCACAGCCCCAGGAGCTAAGAAAAACCTcagcagctccccccccccccccccatgtaatCCTCATTCTAAAGGGCTGAAGGTGACCTTTTTTGTGGCGGGTACAaaacccctaacacacacacacacacacacacacacacacacacacacacacacacacacaaat
This window harbors:
- the Amotl2 gene encoding angiomotin-like protein 2 isoform X1, which encodes MTGALGPGACWPLSRQLCASQRSMRTLEDSSGTVLHRLIQEQLRYGNLTETRTLLAIQQQALRGGAGAGGTGSPQASLEIGPPEDSQVLQQATRQEPQGQEHQGGESHLAENRLYRLCPQPSKGEELPTYEEAKAHSQYYAAQQAGPRPHVGDRDPRGASGGSRRQDEALRELRHGHVRSLSERLLQLSLERNGARVPSHMSSSHSFPQLARSQQGLQPRGPPAEVPEPRGPPPQYPHAVLAHETAAVTDPRYRPRSSPHFQHAEVRILQAQVPPVFLQQQQYQYLQQPQEHAPPLHPAALSHGPPGAFSPPAVEGPASAQATSGSAHLAQMETVLRENARLQRDNERLQRELESTSEKASRIEKLENEIQRLSEAHESLMRTSSKREALEKTMRNKMDSEMRRLQDFNRDLRERLESANRHLASKTQEAQAGSQDMVAKLLAQSYEQQQEQEKLEREMALLRGAIEDQRRRAELLEQALGNAQSRAARAEEELRKKQAYVEKVERLQQALGQLQAACEKREQLELRLRTRLEQELKALRAQQRQAGTLTGSGGINGGSTELSALRLSEQLREKEEQILALEADMTKWEQKYLEERAMRQFAMDAAATAAAQRDSTLIRHSPQPSPSSSFNEGLLAGNHRHQEMESRLKVLHAQILEKDAVIKVLQQRSRKDPGKATQGTLRPAKSVPSIFAAAVGIQSWQGLSSSERQADAPARLTVDRVPAEEPPATAPLPTHTKHGSRDGSTQTDSPADSTSACSASEPESLLGCSSSQRTPSLDSVAATRVQDLSDMVEILI
- the Amotl2 gene encoding angiomotin-like protein 2 isoform X2, with the protein product MRTLEDSSGTVLHRLIQEQLRYGNLTETRTLLAIQQQALRGGAGAGGTGSPQASLEIGPPEDSQVLQQATRQEPQGQEHQGGESHLAENRLYRLCPQPSKGEELPTYEEAKAHSQYYAAQQAGPRPHVGDRDPRGASGGSRRQDEALRELRHGHVRSLSERLLQLSLERNGARVPSHMSSSHSFPQLARSQQGLQPRGPPAEVPEPRGPPPQYPHAVLAHETAAVTDPRYRPRSSPHFQHAEVRILQAQVPPVFLQQQQYQYLQQPQEHAPPLHPAALSHGPPGAFSPPAVEGPASAQATSGSAHLAQMETVLRENARLQRDNERLQRELESTSEKASRIEKLENEIQRLSEAHESLMRTSSKREALEKTMRNKMDSEMRRLQDFNRDLRERLESANRHLASKTQEAQAGSQDMVAKLLAQSYEQQQEQEKLEREMALLRGAIEDQRRRAELLEQALGNAQSRAARAEEELRKKQAYVEKVERLQQALGQLQAACEKREQLELRLRTRLEQELKALRAQQRQAGTLTGSGGINGGSTELSALRLSEQLREKEEQILALEADMTKWEQKYLEERAMRQFAMDAAATAAAQRDSTLIRHSPQPSPSSSFNEGLLAGNHRHQEMESRLKVLHAQILEKDAVIKVLQQRSRKDPGKATQGTLRPAKSVPSIFAAAVGIQSWQGLSSSERQADAPARLTVDRVPAEEPPATAPLPTHTKHGSRDGSTQTDSPADSTSACSASEPESLLGCSSSQRTPSLDSVAATRVQDLSDMVEILI